One segment of Canis aureus isolate CA01 chromosome 27, VMU_Caureus_v.1.0, whole genome shotgun sequence DNA contains the following:
- the DRC10 gene encoding LOW QUALITY PROTEIN: dynein regulatory complex protein 10 (The sequence of the model RefSeq protein was modified relative to this genomic sequence to represent the inferred CDS: inserted 2 bases in 1 codon), which produces MTGKEIITVIWGIQSAQKIALDVLTVAALYQGPDIXRMGLMAEPSQKPASLLKPLVPSKSKLTTIETKRIMSVLDETIHKVELVTLLSYVASNYKTLEGMLGQDILKAVREHEDLCHSLLDSVIYLRDKERQLQEEEEEEGWCRDRLFSLELQKSSLLPLMQQIKESTKDILRLLLNNPQAARLLQMHTVSRSTEAQNFIDCLIELRGFLFEKLLTSPMEARDKNQFIQDISRRNRRNQEIIDALENELATSMKNRDAEVEKENFVIQELKNHLHQVLKLSENSLFRIKQEAEKQQKAYFRASQARVSKMQQEILMLRSQHHNLVMENQEAEQALRKKKYKVETEIENWIQKYDMEMSAKQDEYEELDTIHKEEKVQLEELKQRHNVLVEEFAQIRAEREINAKKRMEAKQEMLRMTRAATLIQALWKGYLVRSMLRSRKKKRSKSKERDKRKGKGKAKEKGKEKAKGKAKAKAKK; this is translated from the exons ATGACCGGTAAAGAGATTATCACAGTCATCTGG GGCATACAGTCTGCTCAGAAAATTGCTCTAGATGTCCTCACCGTGGCCGCTCTCTACCAGGGCCCTGACAT AAGAATGGGGTTGATGGCAGAGCCATCCCAGAAGCCCGCCTCACTGCTAAAACCCTTGGTCCCCTCTAAGTCCAAACTCACCACCATTGAGACCAAGAGGATCATGTCCGTACTGGACGAGACCATCCACAAGGTAGAGTTGGTGACTCTGCTGTCATATGTGGCTTCTAATTACAAGACTCTGGAGGGGATGCTGGGACAGGATATCTTGAAGGCTGTGAGGGAGCACGAGGACCTCTGCCATAGCCTCCTGGACAGTGTCATTTACCTGCGGGATAAAGAAAGGCAgttgcaggaggaggaagaggaggaagggtggTGCAGAGACCGCCTCTTCTCCTTAGAACTGCAGAAATCCAGCCTCCTGCCACTTATGCAACAGATCAAAGAATCTACCAAGGACATCCTCAGACTCTTGCTCAATAACCCACAGGCAGCAAGGCTCTTGCAGATGCATACAGTGAGCAGAAGCACAGAAGCCCAAAATTTTATTGATTGCCTGATAGAACTACGGGGTTTCCTCTTCGAGAAGCTGCTCACTAGTCCCATGGAAGCTAGAGATAAGAATCAGTTCATACAGGATATCAGTAGACGGAACAGGAGGAACCAAGAAATCATCGATGCTCTCGAAAATGAATTGGCAACGAGCATGAAGAACAGAGATGCAGAG GTGGAGAAAGAGAACTTTGTGATCCAAGAACTGAAAAACCACCTGCACCAGGTGCTCAAGCTCTCAGAAAACAGCCTCTTCCGCATCAAACAGGAGGCGGAGAAGCAGCAGAAGGCCTACTTCCGGGCCTCGCAGGCCAGGGTGTCCAAGATGCAGCAGGAGATACTGATGCTCAGGTCCCAGCACCACAACCTGGTCATGGAAAACCAGGAGGCAGAGCAGGCGCTGAGGAAG aagaaatataaagTGGAGACGGAAATCGAGAACTGGATCCAGAAGTATGATATGGAGATGAGTGCGAAGCAG GATGAGTACGAGGAGCTTGACACCATCCACAAGGAGGAGAAGGTCCAGCTGGAGGAGCTGAAGCAGAGGCACAACGTGCTCGTGGAGGAGTTCGCCCAGATCCGGGCCGAGCGGGAGATCAATGCCAAGAAGAGGATGGAGGCCAAGCAGGAGATGCTGCGCATGACGCGGGCCGCCACGCTCATCCAGGCTTTGTGGAAGGGCTACCTGGTCCGCTCCATGCTCAGGTCCAGGAAGAAGAAGCGGAGCAAGAGCAAAGAGAGGGACAAGAGGAAGGGCAAGGGGAAGGccaaggagaaggggaaggagaaggccaaggggaaggccaaggccaaggccaagaAATGA
- the RITA1 gene encoding RBPJ-interacting and tubulin-associated protein 1 has product MCSMKTPVELAVSGMQTLRLQHHCQGSYRVKARPSYVDETLFGSPAGTRPTPPDFDPPWVEKANRTSGVGTGASQASGANGSCETTSSRGNTPTLTLRKKNKYRLISHVPSYCDESLFGSRPEGTSWEGPWMAKGDAAKLHALFWTPPATPRGSHSSRSRETPLRAIHPAGPLKAEPKVAADSRKLSMAGLDSPHPLRRERSHSLTHLNAPSAGRQPASALHTNGPRDSRPSPSGVTFQSPRVTPRARSIRDSVPAAPQRGGATQKPKPPWK; this is encoded by the exons ATGTGCAGCATGAAGACCCCCGTGGAGCTGGCAGTCAGTGGGATGCAGACCCTCCGCCTTCAGCACCATTGCCAGGGCAGCTACCGGGTCAAGGCCAGGCCGTCATATGTGGATGAGACATTGTTTGGCAGCCCTGCGGGTACCCGGCCCACACCACCAGACTTCGACCCACCCTGGGTGGAGAAGGCCAACAGAACCAGTGGAGTGGGCACAGGGGCATCACAGGCCTCAGGGGCCAATGGCAGCTGTGAGACCACCTCCTCCAGGGGCAACACCCCGACCCTCACACTAAGGAAGAAGAACAAATACAG ATTGATCAGCCACGTTCCTTCTTACTGTGATGAGTCACTGTTTGGCTCCCGACCGGAGGGCACTAGCTGGGAGGGCCCGTGGATGGCAAAGGGTGATGCTGCTAAACTCCATGCCCTCTTCTGGACACCTCCAGCCACCCCCAGGGGCAGCCACTCATCCCGCTCCCGGGAGACCCCGCTGCGAGCCATTCACCCAGCTGGTCCCTTGAAGGCAGAGCCCAAGGTGGCAGCAGACTCCCGGAAGCTGTCTATGGCTGGGTTGGACTCTCCGCACCCTCTGAGGCGGGAACGTTCCCATTCCCTCACACACCTGAATGCCCCCAGCGCTGGTCGCCAACCCGCCAGCGCCCTCCACACCAATGGGCCTCGGGATTCCCGGCCTTCCCCCTCAGGGGTGACCTTCCAGAGCCCCCGAGTGACTCCTAGGGCCCGCTCCATTCGTGATTCAGTGCCAGCTGCCCCCCAACGGGGTGGGGCCACCCAGAAACCAAAGCCCCCTTGGAAATGA